Genomic segment of Methanoculleus horonobensis:
CGTCCACCCTCGAGACCGCCGGTATCTTCGAGATGGGATCCGCCGTCGGGCCGTTCGAGCGCGCTCAGCTGCTCGCCTACGGCTACCAGGGCCTGAACGCGAACAACATGGTCTACGACCTCGTCAAGGCAAACGGCCAGACCGGAACCGTCGGTACCGTCGTCCAGAGCCTGGTCGAGCGCGCCATCGAGGACAAGGTCATCGTCCCCGGCAAGAAGGGCGGGTACTTCCAGTTCTACGACACGAAGGACCCCATGCTCTGGAACGCCTACGCAGCCGCAGGAACCATGGCAGCCACCATCGTCAACTGTGGTGCCGGACGGTTCGCCCAGGCGGTCTCCGCGACGCTCCTCTACTTCAACGACCTGCTTGAGCACGAGACCGGCCTCCCGAGCACCGACTACGGTCGTGTCATGGGTACCGCCGTCGGATTCTCGTTCTTCAGCCACTCGATCTACGGTGGTGGCGGCCCCGGTATCTTCAACGGCAACCACGTCGTGACCCGGCACGCAAACGGCGTGGCTATCCCGTGTGTGGTCGCCGCAGCGGCACTCGATGCCGGAACGCAGATGTTCTCGCCCGAGAGCACCTCCAAGCTCTTCGCCGACACCTACGGTAAGATCGACGTCTTCAACAAGCCGATCGACCAGATCGCAAACGGAGCCTGAGCGAGCAGAGATTCGAATGACGAACGCCGCATTTCCGCAGGTCCGGATTGTGCCCGTACGGATGCTCAAGCCCGCGACCGCAGAACGCCTGCTCAATATGCTTGCCGGCATCGCCGGTATCCGCCGGATGATGATCCACGGGCCCGGCCTGCCGAAGACAGTCCCGTACGGACCGGCACGGGGAAGCCCGAACCCACACTCCGACCGCAAAGCGATCCGCGTCGCCGACGCCGAGATTGCGCTGCGCGTCCAGGTGGGCATGGTCATCCTGGAGGTCGAGGACGCTTCCGCCATTGAGGAGATCCGCTCGCTCTGCGACGGCTTCTTTGTGGAGTTTCCCTACCTGCTCCAGGAAGGCAGGTTCATGAAGACCGCCCCGACGCTCGTGGACTACGCGAAGTATGGGCCGGACGCCGATACATCGCTCGTCGGTCTCACGGATCCCCGGAATGGGGAGAAACCGGTGATTATCCGGACGGAACAGTGACGCGAGGCGCATAAAATCCGGAAATATGGCTGAAAATCATTCAAGATAGGAAATGAATAAGATATCAATCACTTTGA
This window contains:
- the mcrB gene encoding coenzyme-B sulfoethylthiotransferase subunit beta, translated to MAKYTETIDLYSDDGKLLKSGVTLDRISPLVNPATGKIIDLTKRTISVNLGGIQDALKVGKLGKGKIKGRELDLPIMENKDAIVARIKEMIQVEEGDDTEIMEFNGGKLLLVQVPTKRLVNASTYDAAITSVAAATTFSIVDQFNIDAFNASTVKAACWGSYPHTQDMEGALVTSILTIPQNNEGIGYALRNIPVNHTVMMTGRNALQGAALSSTLETAGIFEMGSAVGPFERAQLLAYGYQGLNANNMVYDLVKANGQTGTVGTVVQSLVERAIEDKVIVPGKKGGYFQFYDTKDPMLWNAYAAAGTMAATIVNCGAGRFAQAVSATLLYFNDLLEHETGLPSTDYGRVMGTAVGFSFFSHSIYGGGGPGIFNGNHVVTRHANGVAIPCVVAAAALDAGTQMFSPESTSKLFADTYGKIDVFNKPIDQIANGA
- the mcrD gene encoding methyl-coenzyme M reductase operon protein D, with the translated sequence MTNAAFPQVRIVPVRMLKPATAERLLNMLAGIAGIRRMMIHGPGLPKTVPYGPARGSPNPHSDRKAIRVADAEIALRVQVGMVILEVEDASAIEEIRSLCDGFFVEFPYLLQEGRFMKTAPTLVDYAKYGPDADTSLVGLTDPRNGEKPVIIRTEQ